Part of the Vigna angularis cultivar LongXiaoDou No.4 chromosome 1, ASM1680809v1, whole genome shotgun sequence genome, TGGTGGGGCTTTGAAGAAGGCTTGAACTTCCTGATCCAGGACTTGGAGGAAAGCTAGAACTTCTTGACTTGGAGGGTGAAGAACATGCACCTGTTTTCAAATGCAAAACGGGTTTCACAATCTCCAGTTTTGGCTTCATGGATTTCCTTCTTTCATGGAGTTTTGAGGTTGTCCTTTTCATGGTCGAAACCTTTGCAGAGTCTCCTACTTTTGCTGCACTTGCTTCTGGGGGACCTGTCAAACGTTGTACCACTTCCCTGAATGCATCTGAGTTTGTCTGAACAAAGGTGGTTAGTGGCTTGCAATCTGATGCTGCACCATGGACCGTTGGCTTCTCCATTCTCATCACTACATTTTGACAATGAGAATTACAATCACTTAGCATATTATCACCTGCAATATCCATGACTAATGattaaattaagaaagattCATGTATGCACTTTTCACCCTCATTCAGTCACTGCGTTGTTATGTGTGGTAAGTTTGTTCccttctaaaaataattttctcagAAGTCATAGTAATGATGATGTCTGATTAATCACATATATGCCTCTTATATCATACCATAAAGTTTAAGGAAACTTGCATTCAACAGAAGGTGGAAATCAGATACAAAATTATTCATGGCATAACACATGAAACTGGCAATTACCGTTCATATGGGACGGTGTGATCGGTAGTTATTTCCTGAACCAAAGTAAGAATGAAAACTACTTGAGAAAAGAGTTCtattttttgagaaaatatgatatgatttgaGATCCAGGGATGGACATGTTGTAGCTGAGGGCTGTGAAAATATGCAGACTTAAATTATTGATGATTCAATGGTGACCCACATGGCCTTTGAGAATGAAAAAACCAAATGTTTTCTGTTCTGTCGAAAGCATGTCATATCAAATAATTCTGGGAATGGGATAAGGTTAACGAGTTAAAGAAGATTTCTTAGGAGCTGTGTCCATAAACACGGGACATGTATGTGAAACTCCACAACATACAAATGTCCCTCAATAATGTTCTAGGTGGAGGGTTGGCATTTATTGAATCAACCCTCAAAAGCATCGTGAATTGTGTTTTTCTTATAATAGCATGTGGATCAGATTTTGCAGCTCAAAACACTTTATGCCTAACTGTCAATTACCTGGTTTACCTGTTACTCATTGACTATTAAGGTCTTAGAATTGGACTTCcctgttttgtttttctttcctctcatttATTGACTGAAATTGATAACTCACAAATTTAGCCAGAGAGCACAGACtaacttaacattttttttaactcacaATAATGTTCTTTTGATGTTTTCTATATGGATCCAGCTTGAAAAAAGGCATTCCATAAAACTTCACG contains:
- the LOC108345738 gene encoding VQ motif-containing protein 31 isoform X1, with protein sequence MNGDNMLSDCNSHCQNVVMRMEKPTVHGAASDCKPLTTFVQTNSDAFREVVQRLTGPPEASAAKVGDSAKVSTMKRTTSKLHERRKSMKPKLEIVKPVLHLKTGACSSPSKSRSSSFPPSPGSGSSSLLQSPTTPSTLLSHLTIMESEKKEESTMPELNTEEEEKAIKERRFYLHPSPRAKPGYSDPELLILFPLASAKASEKIEF
- the LOC108345738 gene encoding VQ motif-containing protein 31 isoform X2; this translates as MLSDCNSHCQNVVMRMEKPTVHGAASDCKPLTTFVQTNSDAFREVVQRLTGPPEASAAKVGDSAKVSTMKRTTSKLHERRKSMKPKLEIVKPVLHLKTGACSSPSKSRSSSFPPSPGSGSSSLLQSPTTPSTLLSHLTIMESEKKEESTMPELNTEEEEKAIKERRFYLHPSPRAKPGYSDPELLILFPLASAKASEKIEF
- the LOC108345738 gene encoding VQ motif-containing protein 31 isoform X3 encodes the protein MNVMRMEKPTVHGAASDCKPLTTFVQTNSDAFREVVQRLTGPPEASAAKVGDSAKVSTMKRTTSKLHERRKSMKPKLEIVKPVLHLKTGACSSPSKSRSSSFPPSPGSGSSSLLQSPTTPSTLLSHLTIMESEKKEESTMPELNTEEEEKAIKERRFYLHPSPRAKPGYSDPELLILFPLASAKASEKIEF
- the LOC108345738 gene encoding VQ motif-containing protein 31 isoform X4; protein product: MRMEKPTVHGAASDCKPLTTFVQTNSDAFREVVQRLTGPPEASAAKVGDSAKVSTMKRTTSKLHERRKSMKPKLEIVKPVLHLKTGACSSPSKSRSSSFPPSPGSGSSSLLQSPTTPSTLLSHLTIMESEKKEESTMPELNTEEEEKAIKERRFYLHPSPRAKPGYSDPELLILFPLASAKASEKIEF